A genomic stretch from Candidatus Kryptonium sp. includes:
- a CDS encoding response regulator has protein sequence MAKKILIVDDDITIQRLIEFVLRKFNVDVLIASGGDEAIDIARSEKPDLIFLDVMMPGKSGIEVCREIRKDPELKNSYIVMLTAKGEEAEIKDMFDSGANEYVPKPFSPSGIAEIVRKVINKE, from the coding sequence ATGGCGAAAAAAATTTTAATAGTTGATGATGATATAACAATTCAGCGTCTTATTGAGTTTGTTTTGAGAAAGTTTAATGTTGATGTTTTAATAGCCAGTGGCGGTGATGAGGCGATTGATATCGCAAGGAGTGAAAAACCAGATTTGATTTTTCTTGATGTCATGATGCCTGGGAAGAGTGGGATTGAGGTTTGTCGCGAAATAAGAAAAGATCCCGAACTAAAAAATTCTTACATTGTCATGCTTACCGCCAAAGGCGAGGAAGCTGAGATAAAAGATATGTTTGATTCTGGAGCTAATGAATATGTTCCAAAACCATTTAGTCCATCAGGTATAGCTGAAATAGTTAGAAAAGTAATTAACAAAGAGTGA
- a CDS encoding DUF2194 domain-containing protein codes for MACLFLFFLFASCGSKRENFVFSIGEPEKILLIYDSSDSYAYDCTENARWAFRYAKIAYDEFDLSDYPNTKIENLQNYYAIVSATEFINKLSKEDCDKIKNFVALGGGLAVIYRGYNDYLSDLFRVEPRDRKSLFLKSGNSGFIFNVNLLPMLENTIIPDSIIMNLSMFDFVHYGSKNIIATTSAKIPAVWLVRYGRGKVIYWNTSLLSNRLFRGFITQSIASVSDKFVQPFPNFAIIFIDNFPAAVPNSRKKIIWEEFKMTMAEYHFFVFYPDMLKLQDEFGLKYTAGLVFNYGADTKPPFHLTEWKIGKVEVLGKEIEVSKSIARQFKLKNELGFLGYNHFSLLIEEWKSIENMKKALEFAQNKWIEEGLGELPVTYIPPTNWIDSIGVQAIAQSFPSIKVIAGLYSGYFDVGQSREFGPEPWNEKLYCIPRVSAGFFIDDYVKALILSEIGMLGVWTHFVHPDDIIYTPDEVENPELVRNWFYLPWRGKNNEGLYYKFRDWLKSFTKNYPYIRFMTSKEAYYEMRRFDDLKIEYEFNPNEIKIKTNQKNIFINVQINNFYQKIEAINAEIIHSTKTAFTNLIILKTLSETVSLKMQ; via the coding sequence GTGGCTTGCTTATTTCTTTTTTTTCTGTTTGCTTCATGTGGAAGTAAAAGGGAAAACTTTGTCTTTTCAATAGGTGAGCCTGAGAAAATTCTTCTTATTTATGATTCTTCTGACTCATATGCATATGATTGCACTGAAAATGCCAGATGGGCTTTTAGATATGCGAAGATAGCTTATGATGAATTTGATCTTTCAGATTATCCAAATACTAAAATTGAAAACTTACAGAATTACTATGCCATAGTTTCTGCAACTGAATTTATAAACAAGCTTTCAAAGGAAGATTGCGATAAAATAAAAAATTTTGTTGCTTTGGGTGGAGGACTTGCTGTTATATATCGTGGGTATAATGATTATTTATCAGATCTCTTTAGGGTTGAGCCACGCGATAGAAAAAGCTTATTCTTGAAATCCGGTAATTCGGGGTTTATCTTTAATGTGAATTTGTTGCCAATGCTTGAAAATACCATTATTCCTGATTCTATCATTATGAATCTTTCAATGTTTGACTTTGTTCATTATGGTTCAAAAAACATCATTGCCACAACTTCAGCGAAAATACCTGCGGTTTGGTTAGTAAGATATGGCCGAGGAAAGGTGATTTACTGGAATACCTCGCTTTTATCAAATAGATTGTTTCGTGGTTTTATAACTCAATCAATTGCTTCTGTTTCTGATAAATTTGTTCAACCATTTCCAAACTTTGCAATCATCTTCATTGATAATTTTCCGGCCGCTGTGCCAAATTCAAGAAAGAAGATTATATGGGAAGAGTTTAAAATGACAATGGCAGAATATCATTTTTTCGTTTTTTATCCAGATATGTTGAAACTTCAAGATGAGTTCGGTTTAAAATATACAGCAGGTCTCGTTTTCAATTATGGGGCTGATACTAAACCTCCATTTCATTTAACAGAGTGGAAAATTGGAAAAGTAGAGGTTTTAGGGAAAGAAATTGAAGTTTCAAAATCAATCGCGAGACAATTTAAATTGAAAAATGAACTTGGATTCCTTGGATATAATCATTTTTCGCTTTTGATAGAGGAGTGGAAAAGTATTGAAAATATGAAAAAGGCGCTGGAATTTGCTCAAAATAAATGGATTGAGGAAGGGTTAGGAGAGCTACCTGTGACATATATCCCTCCGACGAATTGGATTGACTCAATCGGTGTCCAAGCAATTGCACAGAGTTTTCCGTCAATAAAAGTTATAGCAGGACTATATTCTGGGTATTTTGATGTTGGACAATCCAGGGAATTTGGACCTGAACCTTGGAATGAGAAACTTTACTGTATTCCAAGGGTATCGGCTGGATTTTTCATTGATGATTATGTAAAGGCGCTTATTTTAAGCGAGATCGGGATGCTTGGCGTCTGGACTCATTTCGTTCATCCTGATGATATCATTTATACTCCTGATGAAGTTGAAAACCCAGAGCTTGTGAGAAATTGGTTTTATCTTCCGTGGCGTGGTAAGAATAACGAAGGGCTTTATTATAAGTTTAGAGATTGGCTGAAAAGTTTCACTAAAAATTATCCATACATTAGATTTATGACAAGCAAAGAAGCGTACTATGAAATGCGAAGATTTGACGATTTGAAGATTGAATATGAGTTTAATCCCAATGAAATAAAAATAAAGACAAATCAAAAAAACATTTTCATCAATGTCCAAATTAACAACTTTTACCAAAAGATTGAGGCAATAAACGCAGAGATCATTCATTCAACCAAAACTGCATTTACAAATTTGATAATTTTGAAAACATTAAGCGAAACGGTATCTTTGAAAATGCAGTGA
- the pelF gene encoding GT4 family glycosyltransferase PelF gives MPDVCLILEGTYPYVSGGVSKWTHALISNLKHIDFAIVHLFADERKEAKFKIPDNVSSIVEIDIRNGVGYKFNFYDLLDIVPEAKVYHSLSTGFAGLLGLQLKSARKKPLILTEHGLYWKELEFGVDEVECGFKIFKNSTDKERACVERRRYLQIFKSIAKMCYLESDVVTTVCKYNLEQQIELLGDKLSEDLLKKFFIIENFVEDDFFDVSVKPEKRDRVVSFIGRVVSIKDVKTFIKAMPLILENVCDVKFLIIGDLTQDVEYVNECLELVEKLDLGGKVSFIGEAQVIDYLKISDVLVLPSVSEGQPFVVLEAMASGIPVVATPVGGVPELIYESGFECGLLFKVGDYYDLARSVIRILNDKMLWGKLSENGVRKAKRFTLQKFIERYEEIYTIFLKPESIGMS, from the coding sequence ATGCCTGATGTGTGTTTAATACTTGAAGGAACTTATCCATATGTTTCTGGTGGTGTCTCTAAATGGACGCATGCACTTATCAGTAATTTAAAACACATTGATTTTGCAATCGTTCATCTTTTCGCTGATGAGAGAAAAGAGGCGAAATTTAAAATACCAGACAATGTAAGTAGTATAGTTGAAATAGATATAAGAAATGGAGTTGGATATAAATTTAATTTTTACGATTTACTTGATATTGTGCCTGAAGCCAAGGTTTATCATAGCTTATCAACTGGGTTTGCTGGACTTTTAGGGTTACAGCTTAAGTCCGCGAGGAAAAAACCTCTGATCCTAACCGAACATGGTTTGTATTGGAAAGAGCTTGAATTTGGAGTTGATGAGGTTGAATGTGGTTTTAAAATTTTCAAAAATTCAACAGATAAGGAAAGAGCCTGCGTTGAAAGAAGAAGATATCTACAAATTTTCAAAAGCATAGCTAAAATGTGCTATCTTGAATCGGATGTAGTGACCACAGTTTGTAAATATAACCTTGAACAGCAAATAGAACTGCTCGGTGATAAATTGTCCGAAGATCTGCTTAAAAAATTTTTCATAATTGAAAACTTCGTTGAAGATGATTTTTTTGATGTTTCTGTTAAACCGGAAAAAAGAGATAGGGTCGTCAGCTTTATTGGTAGGGTTGTGTCAATTAAAGATGTGAAGACATTTATAAAAGCAATGCCATTGATCCTTGAAAATGTGTGTGATGTTAAGTTTTTAATCATTGGAGATTTAACGCAAGATGTTGAATATGTTAATGAATGTTTAGAACTTGTTGAAAAGCTTGATCTCGGTGGTAAGGTTTCTTTCATCGGTGAAGCACAAGTTATTGACTATCTTAAGATAAGCGATGTTCTCGTTTTGCCAAGCGTGAGTGAAGGACAACCATTTGTCGTTCTTGAAGCAATGGCTTCGGGAATCCCTGTAGTTGCAACTCCCGTTGGCGGAGTTCCTGAACTTATTTATGAAAGTGGTTTTGAATGTGGTCTTTTATTTAAAGTTGGTGACTATTATGATCTCGCACGAAGTGTAATTAGAATTTTAAACGACAAAATGTTATGGGGAAAACTATCCGAAAATGGGGTGAGAAAAGCTAAAAGATTTACATTGCAAAAATTTATTGAAAGATATGAAGAAATTTATACCATATTTTTGAAGCCCGAAAGCATTGGGATGAGCTAA
- a CDS encoding SpoIIE family protein phosphatase, whose amino-acid sequence MIERIIKTYTEKFSQFSNSEFAVVDRNGKLIAKTKNYEHSEKSICVELNSNYGTMYLYIKPSPGVENQIGLLKFLYTELLNYESYIENLVEELAQRQEELGIVYDIIAKASLVFDEAEIAKIIMNRINSLISPRTCIIGIFEEDVLNQKYVSGEISNEIKHESARMIERAIKSRNFVISTVQTEGAMRGLLSVPIFSGDNAIGGIFVCDKGRNFDTTEAKLLLTLGNYAGIIFYRNRLIEEIKRAEALKQEIEIAKRIQENLLPKQIPHFEGLEVSTFIKPSSSVGGDYYDFIFNKDRKAFLIADVSGHGIGAALLLASLRSVVKLMYEITPDISELLKAINRVIYRDTFEIGMYSTLFICEYNEDAFIYANAGHIPPIFFKQSTGEIFELKIHGSPVGLFEDEDYKFDEINLSKGDILIVFTDGVTDMRDSNGEFFGLDRLKMIIFENRSKSALEICNSIIDELMKFKGDAEQRDDITLLVAKKI is encoded by the coding sequence GTGATAGAGCGAATAATAAAAACATATACCGAAAAATTCTCGCAATTTTCAAATTCGGAATTTGCTGTTGTTGACAGAAATGGAAAATTGATAGCAAAGACGAAAAATTATGAGCATTCTGAAAAAAGCATTTGCGTTGAGCTTAATTCAAACTATGGAACAATGTATCTTTACATAAAACCAAGTCCTGGGGTTGAAAATCAGATTGGACTTTTAAAATTTTTATATACTGAGCTTTTAAACTACGAGAGTTATATAGAGAATCTTGTTGAGGAGCTTGCGCAAAGGCAAGAGGAACTTGGTATTGTATATGATATAATAGCGAAGGCAAGTTTAGTTTTTGATGAAGCTGAGATCGCAAAAATAATCATGAATAGGATAAATTCATTGATCTCTCCGAGGACCTGTATTATTGGGATTTTTGAAGAAGATGTTTTAAATCAAAAGTATGTTAGCGGTGAAATTTCTAATGAGATAAAACATGAATCTGCCAGGATGATTGAAAGGGCGATTAAAAGTAGAAATTTTGTGATTTCAACGGTTCAGACCGAGGGAGCGATGCGTGGTTTGCTTTCCGTGCCGATATTTTCTGGAGATAATGCAATTGGCGGTATATTTGTGTGTGATAAAGGTAGAAATTTTGATACGACCGAGGCGAAACTTCTTCTCACGCTTGGAAATTATGCTGGTATAATTTTTTACAGAAATAGGCTCATTGAAGAAATAAAGCGAGCTGAAGCTTTAAAACAGGAAATTGAAATTGCAAAGAGAATACAGGAAAACTTGCTTCCAAAGCAAATTCCACATTTTGAAGGTCTTGAGGTTTCTACATTCATAAAGCCGAGCTCAAGCGTTGGTGGCGATTATTATGACTTTATTTTTAACAAAGATAGAAAAGCGTTTTTAATTGCGGATGTCTCAGGGCATGGAATTGGAGCTGCGCTTCTTCTCGCTAGTTTGAGAAGTGTGGTAAAGCTAATGTATGAGATAACACCTGATATATCTGAACTTTTGAAAGCAATAAACCGGGTAATTTATAGGGATACTTTTGAAATCGGTATGTATTCAACTCTTTTTATTTGTGAGTACAACGAAGATGCTTTCATATATGCAAATGCTGGACATATACCGCCGATCTTTTTCAAGCAGAGCACTGGCGAAATTTTTGAACTAAAAATACATGGCTCGCCTGTTGGGCTATTTGAGGATGAAGATTACAAATTTGATGAGATAAATCTTTCAAAAGGAGATATTCTTATTGTTTTTACCGATGGTGTGACGGATATGCGCGATTCAAATGGTGAATTTTTCGGGCTCGACAGGTTGAAGATGATTATTTTTGAAAATCGTAGTAAAAGTGCCCTTGAAATATGTAACTCAATAATTGATGAGTTAATGAAATTTAAGGGTGATGCCGAACAAAGAGATGATATAACTTTGCTTGTTGCAAAGAAAATTTAA
- the pelF gene encoding GT4 family glycosyltransferase PelF, with translation MKRLSILFETEGTYPFVGGGVSTWADILVNNLRDFDFYIYAVTGMPYVEYKYKLPQNVKLVRQIPLWGSEEPFEDIFFEIPFSSIYIRKTKVNERVVLRKFIPIFVEFLSSLMNPFSDPEECAGYIWLMHRYFSEYDYKQTFRSFVVWQEFKRFVVLSYFKDNPFLREDEIPTVYDLTLTMRWLYHYLMPLYVDVPEVDLSHATAAGFCGLPSIVAKMRDGTPLVVTDHGVFARERYIGIGSEKNLSFFAKKFLINLSILVSKMLYKLADKVLPVSRFNITWEKIFGVDVEKINVIYNGVDPEVFKPKPKPEKTKRFPTVVAAARIMPLKDIETMIKASAIVREKIPDVKFIVYGSTDVDPVYTRKCQLLIRDLKLENTFILAGHHPKPSEVYNEGDISVLSSISEGFPYAVIESMACARPVVATDVGGVREALEGFGIVVKPRDPRALAEGIIKLLTDHELRETLGRRAREEVLAKYRIDLNIDSYRRVYNELAQSKSLQYERKSVAAY, from the coding sequence ATGAAACGACTCTCAATTCTCTTTGAAACCGAAGGAACTTATCCTTTTGTCGGCGGGGGGGTAAGCACCTGGGCTGATATATTGGTGAATAATTTGAGAGATTTTGATTTCTATATCTATGCTGTAACTGGAATGCCATATGTTGAGTATAAATATAAACTTCCGCAGAATGTGAAGCTTGTTCGTCAAATTCCGTTGTGGGGTTCTGAAGAGCCTTTTGAAGATATATTTTTTGAAATCCCATTCTCAAGTATTTATATAAGAAAAACCAAAGTCAACGAAAGGGTTGTTCTGCGCAAGTTTATCCCGATATTTGTTGAATTTCTTTCTTCGCTTATGAATCCTTTTTCCGATCCGGAAGAATGTGCGGGTTATATATGGTTAATGCACAGGTATTTTAGCGAATATGATTATAAGCAAACTTTTAGAAGTTTTGTCGTATGGCAGGAGTTTAAGAGGTTCGTTGTTTTAAGTTATTTTAAAGATAATCCATTTCTTCGGGAGGATGAAATACCAACAGTTTATGACTTAACTCTTACAATGAGGTGGCTTTATCATTATTTGATGCCTTTATATGTTGATGTTCCAGAGGTTGATTTAAGCCATGCGACAGCTGCTGGTTTCTGCGGGCTGCCGAGCATCGTTGCGAAGATGCGAGATGGAACTCCACTTGTTGTAACTGATCACGGTGTTTTCGCAAGGGAAAGATATATAGGGATCGGGAGCGAAAAAAATCTAAGTTTCTTTGCGAAAAAATTTTTGATAAACCTTTCTATACTCGTTTCAAAAATGCTCTATAAACTTGCCGATAAAGTTCTGCCTGTATCTAGGTTCAATATAACTTGGGAAAAAATTTTCGGAGTTGATGTTGAGAAGATAAATGTAATTTATAACGGTGTTGATCCTGAAGTTTTTAAACCGAAACCGAAACCAGAAAAAACAAAAAGGTTTCCAACCGTGGTTGCTGCTGCAAGAATTATGCCTCTTAAGGATATTGAGACAATGATAAAAGCCAGCGCTATCGTAAGAGAAAAAATTCCAGATGTTAAGTTTATTGTTTATGGTTCTACTGATGTTGATCCTGTTTATACGAGAAAATGTCAACTTTTGATAAGGGATCTAAAGCTTGAAAATACATTTATACTTGCAGGGCATCATCCTAAACCAAGTGAGGTTTATAACGAAGGTGATATTTCAGTCCTATCAAGCATATCTGAGGGATTTCCATACGCTGTGATTGAGTCAATGGCTTGTGCAAGGCCAGTGGTTGCAACTGATGTTGGTGGTGTAAGAGAAGCACTTGAAGGATTTGGCATAGTAGTAAAACCTCGCGATCCAAGAGCTTTAGCTGAAGGGATAATTAAACTTTTAACTGACCATGAGCTTCGGGAAACTCTCGGGAGAAGAGCAAGAGAAGAAGTGCTCGCAAAGTATAGAATTGATTTAAACATTGATTCATATAGAAGAGTTTATAATGAACTTGCGCAATCAAAAAGCCTACAGTATGAGAGAAAATCTGTTGCAGCATACTGA
- a CDS encoding endo alpha-1,4 polygalactosaminidase, which yields MIIFALLSVFFSLFSQPQIENVKNYAVCYSKISFDEAKNFELLILDPDHYTMDEVAELRKSGAILIAYLNIAEFETYRNYSIPDSLIIGRNPIWEDHFYVNISSEIWQNLIFNEIIPKIISKGFDGFFLDMIDIVQIFPHFKDDVISIAKFIRAQNEGKIIIANNGWDLLDTLKSYVNGFLIEGLFTRYDFQKKRYFVRFEKEYKDKVKILKSLGRKVFTLDFLPEKDSRRKFVKNLSRHYGFTPYVSTIELNKIYK from the coding sequence ATGATAATATTCGCTTTGCTTTCTGTTTTTTTCTCTCTTTTTTCTCAACCCCAAATTGAAAATGTCAAAAATTACGCTGTTTGTTATTCAAAAATTTCATTTGATGAGGCAAAAAACTTTGAACTTTTAATCCTTGATCCCGACCATTATACGATGGATGAAGTGGCGGAGTTGAGAAAATCTGGAGCAATTTTAATAGCATATCTTAACATAGCTGAGTTTGAAACTTACCGAAACTATTCTATCCCTGATTCTTTAATAATTGGTAGGAACCCAATTTGGGAAGATCATTTCTATGTGAACATTTCATCTGAGATATGGCAAAATTTAATTTTTAATGAAATCATTCCGAAAATTATATCAAAAGGATTTGATGGATTTTTTCTTGATATGATAGATATTGTCCAAATTTTCCCGCACTTTAAAGATGATGTAATAAGTATTGCTAAATTCATAAGAGCCCAGAATGAAGGGAAAATTATAATAGCAAATAATGGATGGGATTTGCTTGATACATTGAAAAGTTATGTAAATGGATTTTTGATAGAAGGACTTTTTACGAGATACGATTTCCAAAAGAAAAGATATTTCGTTCGGTTTGAAAAGGAATACAAGGACAAGGTTAAAATTTTGAAATCCTTAGGGAGAAAGGTTTTCACGCTTGATTTCTTGCCAGAAAAAGATAGTAGAAGAAAGTTCGTTAAGAACCTTTCACGACATTATGGATTTACACCATATGTGTCAACAATAGAACTAAATAAAATCTACAAATGA
- a CDS encoding anti-sigma factor antagonist (This anti-anti-sigma factor, or anti-sigma factor antagonist, belongs to a family that includes characterized members SpoIIAA, RsbV, RsfA, and RsfB.), which translates to MIEKITGRVKGPQQKIYRLVVDTKNLMDVWREFGGFEFFEKTSEEGFKFIFDIFESVVKSPAYYIYTFSEASKSLILENMRLRKERMEQLGEEVIESLEEPELKMVFRDDYKNFGFVLIWAGRFLNIPLCLSGKYIGNLFSGPHEPEPISKEVSIWFKNFSSACAVALKQMKFGEETRSRIRLLESQVQVSKRMLGSTLEINKFIELLLELAITATGSDAGFIAMWDDKVKEMRIRASKNLSTEFINSLDLTPGAGLFEWIGSGEEMIVRDFEFLLKFKVNSIIGVPLVEDNKLLGIFALVNFKKMKQFEEFSIKILSTFVEQIKVVIHNVDLFNQFTERYLKTLIALAEAYDMRSEYTAGHSNRVANLAVEIGKKLGLDAEKLRDLKIAGLIHDVGMCGVVEISEGYQADYNHPIIGASMVEVLPISLDIIEGIRTHQEWYDGWGFPQGLKGEEIPLFGRILGLCEFFVEMSSNSKLRRAMSYNQIENEIKQRSGSQFDPKIVFAFLDVMKEKRDKAGTGWIEECWRFKGEPKDVCSRCPVYESNFKRCWQSPEIMCRFHGDYSCENCFIFLEWIERIKTKKMDRKMEYTVSDKNNYVIVKLKGELDVASSIYVREVFKNLLDKGKVNIIIDFSDVTFIDSSGLGIIVVAYRSVKEKGGTIKFANVSQRIKKLFEITKTEKHFEFYNTVEDAERSF; encoded by the coding sequence ATGATCGAAAAAATAACTGGGAGAGTAAAAGGTCCGCAGCAGAAAATTTATCGCCTTGTTGTTGATACGAAAAATCTAATGGATGTATGGAGAGAATTTGGTGGATTTGAATTTTTTGAAAAGACATCTGAAGAAGGGTTTAAATTTATCTTTGATATTTTTGAGAGCGTGGTCAAGAGCCCAGCATATTATATTTATACCTTTTCCGAAGCAAGCAAGAGTTTAATCCTTGAAAACATGCGATTGAGGAAGGAAAGAATGGAACAGCTTGGTGAAGAGGTCATTGAATCCTTAGAAGAGCCGGAACTGAAAATGGTTTTCAGAGATGATTATAAAAACTTCGGTTTTGTGCTGATATGGGCTGGGAGATTTCTTAACATTCCACTTTGTCTTTCAGGAAAATACATAGGGAATCTGTTTAGTGGTCCACATGAACCAGAGCCAATAAGCAAGGAGGTTTCAATTTGGTTTAAAAACTTTTCGTCTGCATGTGCCGTTGCGCTTAAACAGATGAAATTCGGTGAAGAAACACGCTCAAGGATTCGCTTGCTTGAATCACAGGTTCAAGTAAGCAAGAGAATGCTCGGATCAACGCTTGAGATAAATAAATTCATTGAGCTTTTACTTGAGTTAGCTATAACTGCAACCGGAAGTGACGCTGGATTTATCGCTATGTGGGATGACAAAGTCAAAGAAATGAGGATAAGAGCAAGCAAAAATCTCTCTACCGAGTTTATTAATTCGCTTGATCTTACGCCAGGTGCAGGTCTTTTTGAATGGATTGGAAGCGGAGAGGAGATGATAGTTCGGGATTTTGAGTTTCTGTTGAAATTCAAAGTGAATTCAATTATTGGTGTTCCGCTCGTTGAAGATAATAAACTTCTGGGGATCTTTGCCCTCGTTAATTTCAAAAAAATGAAACAGTTTGAAGAATTTAGCATAAAAATTCTTTCAACTTTTGTTGAGCAGATAAAAGTTGTAATCCATAATGTTGATTTGTTTAATCAATTTACAGAGCGTTATCTCAAAACGCTCATTGCCCTTGCAGAAGCTTATGATATGAGGAGTGAATATACAGCTGGTCATTCAAATAGAGTCGCAAACCTTGCGGTAGAGATAGGTAAAAAACTTGGGCTTGATGCTGAAAAACTTCGTGATCTTAAAATTGCAGGTTTAATTCATGATGTCGGAATGTGTGGAGTTGTTGAAATAAGTGAAGGTTATCAAGCAGATTACAACCATCCGATAATCGGCGCAAGCATGGTTGAAGTTCTGCCGATTTCTTTGGACATAATTGAGGGGATAAGGACGCATCAGGAGTGGTATGATGGGTGGGGATTTCCCCAAGGTTTAAAAGGTGAAGAGATCCCACTTTTTGGCAGAATTTTAGGATTATGTGAATTTTTTGTTGAGATGTCTTCAAATTCAAAACTTCGCAGAGCGATGTCTTATAATCAAATTGAAAACGAAATTAAACAAAGATCGGGATCGCAGTTTGATCCGAAAATAGTTTTTGCTTTTCTTGATGTTATGAAGGAAAAAAGAGATAAAGCAGGCACAGGATGGATTGAGGAGTGTTGGAGGTTTAAAGGTGAACCTAAAGATGTATGTTCAAGATGCCCAGTTTATGAAAGCAATTTTAAACGATGCTGGCAATCACCTGAAATTATGTGTAGGTTCCATGGCGATTATTCGTGTGAAAACTGCTTTATTTTTCTTGAATGGATTGAAAGAATCAAAACAAAAAAAATGGATAGAAAAATGGAATACACAGTCAGCGATAAAAACAATTATGTTATTGTTAAGCTCAAAGGTGAACTTGATGTCGCAAGCTCAATTTATGTAAGAGAAGTTTTCAAAAATTTGCTTGATAAAGGAAAGGTGAACATAATCATTGATTTTTCTGATGTCACTTTTATTGATAGCTCTGGGCTTGGAATAATTGTGGTTGCGTATCGGAGCGTTAAGGAAAAAGGAGGAACGATAAAGTTTGCTAATGTAAGTCAGCGAATAAAGAAGTTGTTTGAAATCACAAAAACAGAAAAACATTTTGAATTTTATAACACGGTTGAAGATGCGGAAAGGTCTTTTTAA
- a CDS encoding Hpt domain-containing protein — translation MDYIEQNEWEDLGRKFIEIAEKKINDMKKALSEKNFSLIQIYSHQLKGSGSSFGFDEITEISAQIEQKCVNNSPDEIEKLIDQLCVIVEFYKSKIRRE, via the coding sequence GTGGACTATATTGAACAAAATGAATGGGAAGATCTAGGTAGGAAGTTTATTGAGATAGCTGAAAAGAAAATAAATGACATGAAAAAAGCACTTAGCGAGAAAAACTTTTCTTTGATTCAAATTTACTCGCATCAGCTTAAGGGTAGTGGTTCTTCCTTTGGGTTTGATGAAATAACTGAGATTTCAGCGCAAATAGAGCAAAAATGCGTTAATAACTCGCCTGATGAGATAGAAAAATTGATTGATCAACTTTGTGTGATTGTTGAATTTTATAAATCAAAAATTCGTAGAGAATGA
- a CDS encoding ATP-binding protein, protein MNLQIREKLGAEKISELRTRLKNFLISNGVESEIADDVELVISEMLTNVYKHSYKENDGDVIIKVYLDSEKLEISIRDFGIKFSPESVKEPDPDALADHGYGLYIASYIMDKIEYILSHEVGTEVILTKYLKRNA, encoded by the coding sequence ATGAATCTGCAGATAAGGGAGAAATTAGGGGCCGAGAAAATTTCCGAGTTAAGAACGAGGTTAAAAAATTTTTTAATATCAAATGGGGTTGAATCTGAAATCGCTGATGATGTTGAGCTCGTGATAAGTGAAATGCTGACAAATGTTTATAAACATTCGTACAAAGAAAACGATGGTGATGTTATAATAAAGGTTTACCTTGATAGTGAAAAACTTGAAATTTCAATAAGGGATTTCGGTATAAAATTTTCACCAGAGAGCGTGAAAGAACCTGATCCAGATGCTCTTGCGGATCACGGTTATGGACTGTATATCGCAAGTTACATCATGGATAAAATTGAATATATTCTTTCTCATGAGGTTGGAACTGAGGTAATTTTAACAAAGTATCTAAAAAGAAATGCCTGA